From a single Sporosarcina oncorhynchi genomic region:
- a CDS encoding IclR family transcriptional regulator: MTNGIGTVQSVDRALLIVEKLQAAPRGLGVTELATELKVSKSTVHRLLMSLLKKGFVQQDYENQKYLLGLKFIELGQSVTDNIDIRKISSLPLQKLAEKTGETAHLVIRDRYEIVYIDKIESSATIRMFSNIGKRAPMHCTGVGKAILAFLPEQDILDIVREKGLEGFTHKTITELEPLLDHLSGIRSKGYSIDDEEHELGIKCAAAPILNSRGEVIAGISVAGPIMRVSEEKLIDMATEVLKTSKEISLAMGGKLS, from the coding sequence TTGACTAACGGAATTGGAACAGTGCAATCTGTAGATCGTGCTCTGCTTATAGTAGAAAAGCTCCAAGCTGCCCCTAGGGGATTAGGCGTTACAGAATTGGCAACTGAACTGAAAGTTTCTAAGAGTACCGTTCACAGATTACTGATGTCCCTATTAAAAAAAGGCTTTGTCCAACAAGATTATGAAAATCAAAAGTACTTACTAGGACTGAAATTTATAGAGTTAGGTCAGTCTGTGACGGATAATATTGATATTCGAAAAATATCTTCTCTCCCTCTTCAAAAACTTGCAGAAAAGACTGGGGAAACTGCTCACTTGGTAATTAGGGATAGATATGAAATCGTTTATATCGATAAAATTGAAAGTTCTGCGACAATTAGGATGTTTTCCAACATCGGAAAGCGGGCGCCTATGCATTGTACAGGAGTTGGTAAGGCTATACTGGCATTCTTACCGGAACAAGACATACTCGACATTGTTCGGGAGAAAGGTTTGGAAGGTTTTACACATAAAACGATTACTGAGCTTGAACCACTATTGGATCATTTATCCGGTATTCGCAGCAAAGGTTATTCCATTGATGATGAAGAGCATGAATTGGGTATAAAATGTGCAGCTGCACCTATATTAAACAGCAGAGGAGAAGTGATAGCAGGAATTAGTGTAGCAGGTCCGATTATGCGAGTTAGTGAGGAGAAATTAATCGATATGGCAACGGAAGTATTAAAAACGTCTAAAGAAATTTCGTTGGCTATGGGAGGAAAGTTATCCTAA
- a CDS encoding bifunctional 4-hydroxy-2-oxoglutarate aldolase/2-dehydro-3-deoxy-phosphogluconate aldolase, producing MKTIMEEITEEKIVAIIRSESTENLIKTVDSLYKGGIRVVEVTLNTPGALKGIENLKALYPNLIIGAGTVLDSETARMSILSGASFLLAPTLSQKTIETANRYDVPLIPGVFTPTEALAAYEYGSKMVKIFPIRKLGPAFITDLNGPLPFIRTMAVGGISLENAKEYLDAGATSLGIGSSLVDDNLVRKGNFEEIERRAKRFVEIAKEVHSES from the coding sequence TTGAAAACGATTATGGAAGAAATCACCGAAGAAAAAATTGTTGCTATTATTCGCAGTGAATCTACAGAGAACTTAATCAAAACCGTAGATAGTCTATACAAGGGTGGAATTCGAGTAGTAGAAGTTACGCTTAACACACCTGGTGCATTAAAAGGTATTGAAAATTTGAAAGCGCTTTACCCGAATTTAATCATAGGGGCTGGGACTGTTTTAGATTCTGAGACAGCTAGAATGTCAATTTTGTCTGGTGCAAGCTTTCTATTAGCTCCGACTTTGAGTCAAAAGACGATTGAAACAGCAAATCGTTATGATGTTCCATTAATACCTGGCGTCTTTACACCTACAGAAGCATTGGCAGCTTACGAATATGGTTCTAAAATGGTGAAAATATTTCCGATACGAAAGCTTGGACCGGCATTTATAACAGATCTTAATGGTCCTCTACCATTTATCCGAACAATGGCAGTAGGAGGAATCTCGCTTGAAAATGCTAAAGAGTACCTTGATGCAGGTGCTACTTCACTTGGAATTGGCAGTTCGTTAGTCGATGACAATTTAGTACGAAAAGGGAATTTTGAAGAGATTGAAAGAAGAGCAAAGCGGTTTGTCGAGATTGCTAAAGAAGTTCATTCAGAAAGCTGA
- a CDS encoding 2-dehydro-3-deoxygalactonokinase, with product MFAILIDSGTTNSRMRLINTESNLIVDSEKVRIGVRNTAIDGHNGELKIHLRKGLEVLLDRNVLKPSDIEYIVASGMITSKLGLFEVPHIVAPVTVNDFVESSKVIQMEEFHNIPCIFVPGMSNGVMPMDNLIDEIDQFDVMRGEEVESIGLLKQMDLVGKGILVLPGSHTKFVIVDENQALSSCLSTLGGETLLAMQKETILSDSLSDSLIREVDKKFLLKGYEAAKVHGLTRSFYHIRLLQLFTDLNENERANYFVGSVIYDDIQSLRSSLKEMKDIKWIVVGGTNPLKSAFAYLLKEADENWQVIEADDGQVEYSVVIGALEVAKRIEGINVLQNTKTY from the coding sequence ATGTTTGCAATACTTATTGATTCGGGCACAACCAATTCAAGAATGCGATTAATAAACACTGAAAGCAATTTAATTGTAGATAGTGAGAAAGTACGTATTGGCGTTAGGAATACAGCTATAGACGGGCATAATGGAGAATTGAAAATCCATCTTCGCAAAGGCCTGGAGGTATTACTTGATAGAAATGTCTTGAAACCATCAGACATCGAGTATATTGTTGCTTCTGGGATGATCACTTCAAAATTGGGCCTTTTTGAAGTGCCGCATATTGTTGCTCCCGTAACTGTAAATGATTTTGTTGAAAGTTCAAAAGTGATTCAGATGGAAGAGTTTCATAACATCCCTTGTATATTTGTGCCCGGCATGAGCAATGGGGTAATGCCTATGGATAATCTAATTGATGAAATTGACCAATTCGATGTGATGCGTGGAGAAGAAGTTGAGTCAATCGGTTTATTGAAGCAAATGGATTTAGTTGGTAAAGGAATATTGGTTCTGCCGGGATCCCATACGAAGTTTGTCATTGTTGATGAAAACCAGGCTTTATCTTCATGTTTATCGACTTTAGGCGGGGAAACACTTCTGGCGATGCAAAAAGAAACCATTCTATCAGATTCGCTGAGTGACAGTCTCATTCGGGAAGTGGATAAGAAGTTTCTTTTGAAAGGTTATGAAGCTGCAAAAGTACATGGACTGACTAGAAGTTTTTATCATATTAGATTACTTCAGCTTTTCACTGATTTGAATGAGAATGAACGAGCGAATTATTTTGTCGGTTCTGTCATCTATGATGATATTCAATCTCTACGAAGCAGCTTGAAAGAAATGAAGGATATAAAGTGGATTGTTGTCGGTGGTACAAATCCACTGAAAAGTGCATTTGCTTATTTACTAAAGGAAGCAGATGAAAATTGGCAAGTGATTGAGGCAGATGATGGGCAAGTAGAGTATTCTGTCGTCATCGGTGCTTTAGAAGTTGCGAAGAGAATAGAAGGCATAAATGTACTTCAAAACACAAAAACTTATTAA
- a CDS encoding Bug family tripartite tricarboxylate transporter substrate binding protein: MKKFMKSMGLVAATALMLAVAGCGNDKDSSGSADGASDFPKKSITMISPTSAGGGTDATARALAADVEKHLGQSVGVVNKPGGSGSVGMTEGANAKPDGYTVTMVIAELTMLEHMGVSTLNQDQMRAIAMINLDPAALTVAADAPYNTLEEFIAYAKDHPGEIKVGNAGSGSIWHVAAESLAKNAEIELNHIPFEGAAPAVTALVGGHVDAVTVSPAEVKTQIDAGNLKTLAVMSDKRTDIMPDVPTFEEAGLPTETIATWRGITVPKDTPDEIAAILEDAFMKAAEEENFKKFMSSNGLGVEVKGADEFTTFMDENYDYYKQMFAELGLN, encoded by the coding sequence ATGAAGAAGTTTATGAAAAGTATGGGCTTAGTTGCAGCTACTGCTCTAATGTTAGCAGTAGCAGGTTGCGGTAATGATAAAGACAGTTCAGGTTCTGCTGACGGAGCAAGTGATTTCCCTAAGAAGTCAATTACAATGATTTCACCGACGTCTGCTGGCGGAGGTACAGATGCAACAGCTAGAGCGTTAGCAGCTGATGTTGAAAAACATTTGGGCCAGTCGGTTGGTGTAGTGAATAAGCCAGGTGGCAGTGGTTCTGTTGGAATGACTGAAGGTGCGAATGCAAAACCAGATGGCTATACAGTCACTATGGTTATTGCAGAACTGACGATGTTGGAGCATATGGGTGTGTCTACACTTAACCAAGACCAAATGAGAGCAATCGCTATGATCAATTTAGATCCAGCTGCACTTACAGTTGCTGCTGATGCACCTTACAACACGTTGGAAGAGTTCATTGCATACGCGAAAGATCATCCGGGAGAGATCAAAGTTGGTAATGCGGGATCAGGTTCAATTTGGCACGTAGCAGCTGAGAGTTTGGCGAAAAATGCTGAAATCGAATTAAATCATATTCCATTTGAAGGTGCAGCACCAGCTGTTACAGCTTTAGTTGGTGGACATGTTGACGCTGTAACTGTCAGTCCGGCAGAAGTGAAAACGCAAATCGATGCTGGGAATTTAAAAACATTGGCAGTCATGTCCGATAAAAGAACAGACATTATGCCTGATGTGCCTACATTTGAAGAAGCAGGACTACCAACAGAAACAATTGCAACTTGGAGAGGTATAACTGTACCTAAAGATACGCCAGATGAGATTGCTGCGATTCTCGAAGATGCGTTTATGAAAGCCGCAGAAGAAGAAAACTTTAAGAAATTCATGAGCAGTAATGGATTAGGCGTCGAGGTGAAAGGCGCAGACGAGTTTACTACATTTATGGATGAAAACTATGATTACTATAAGCAGATGTTCGCGGAGTTAGGTTTGAACTGA
- a CDS encoding tripartite tricarboxylate transporter TctB family protein, translating to MKVAHITSGIISIFIGGFFYYLTLDFPETKSTDTGAAFMPRIYCGLLIVFGLILFIQGLLDKNKVERIDRTIGYALISMAIVLAYVLTMPYIGFYISTALTIFGLLLFSKVRKVSTLVSVPLGAILFVYIVFGILLKVSIPLGSLFS from the coding sequence ATGAAAGTTGCCCATATTACAAGTGGAATTATTTCGATCTTCATAGGTGGTTTTTTCTACTACTTGACACTAGATTTTCCGGAAACAAAATCTACAGACACGGGTGCGGCATTTATGCCTAGGATTTATTGCGGATTATTAATTGTCTTCGGTTTAATCCTATTCATTCAAGGCTTACTTGATAAGAATAAGGTTGAAAGAATCGATCGGACAATTGGTTATGCCCTAATTTCTATGGCAATTGTTCTTGCATACGTTTTGACAATGCCGTACATAGGTTTTTATATTTCTACAGCTTTGACGATTTTCGGACTTCTGCTTTTTTCAAAAGTAAGGAAAGTCAGTACATTAGTAAGCGTTCCGCTCGGGGCCATACTATTTGTTTATATCGTTTTTGGTATTCTTTTGAAAGTATCGATTCCGCTAGGATCGTTATTTTCATAA